The sequence below is a genomic window from Nakaseomyces glabratus chromosome F, complete sequence.
AAGTTATTCCATTTGCTCTACAGACAAAGAGCTCAAAATACAGATCCCAGTATGTTTTGCAATATCATAGAAAAAAGGTTCTTCAGTTGgttatattttaatgtaGTATtagatttttttgattaaaATCAGGTAACTTATCTCAATGGGATGAAACGGGAGGTGGTGGCACCAGCTCTACCGTGTCTAACTGGAGTGTATGTGATGGAGAATTCACCCAAGTAGTGGCCCAACATTTCTGGTCTGATTTCAACTTGGTTGAAAACCTTACCGTTGTAGATACCGACAACAGAACCGATCATTTCTGGGACGATGATCATGTTTCTCAAGTGGGTCTTGACAACAGCTGGCTTCTCGTTTTCTGGGCAGGCCAACTTGGCGGCtctcaacttcttcatGAAACCGTTTGGCTTACCGGAGACACCACGAGAGAACTTTCTTCTAACTCTAGCTGGGGTCATCTTGATGAAGTCCTCAGTGGACATCTCCAACAACTTCTCTAGGTCAACACCTCTGTAGGAGTGGGTCTTGAAAACTCTCTTGGACTTGGCACCAGTGGCTTGAGACATTGTGTGATAGTAGCGTTAGTTTCTGTTGGTCTTGTATCAAGAAGTactacaaaagaaaatggtttatttcttatatatcaaatataacaTAGGAAGCCTATTATTACACCAATAGGAACGCCCAGGATAGGTCATACCAGTGTGTTCCTATGCCTGGTCAGTGTCTTCCCAGTGTATGTTGTGTGTCTGTGTCCTCAATCGATAGCACAAcgaaagtgaaaaaaagttttggaattttcagaaagaaaaaaaatttgaaaattttggaaaatttGGAAAAAGTTTCAGGCCCTTTGCGGTGAGAGAAAGCAGGAAAGGGCACTGTTTGTGCGGGTACCTCTGAGTAGGATGGAAGTTTCAGTCCTTCACCTGAGGACCACACAGAGATGCACGTAGCAAGGTCTTCGAGTTGCGAGTCGCTCAGGCAGTTGCGTGGATCGCTGGCCGGAAGAGTGCTGTAGTACGGATTACCCGGCTAGTGAGGATGTGGTGGTGGGGGGAGAAGGAGGGGGGGGAGATAGAGGCATCTGTCCGCTGGCCCCCGCTGGTCTCATTTTGCTGAGCCTAAGGACTGGGCTGGTAGTCTAGGCAGAGCTGGGCTGGTATTCTGGGCTGAGCTGGGCTGGTAGTCTAGGCTGAGCTGGGCTGGTAGTCTGGGCTGAGCTAGGTGGAGGGTGGCAGAGTGGTGGTAGTACCCCCACAAGGAGCCCCCCCTGCTGGTAATTCCACTCCAACATCGATGTGGTCTTCCGCCCACCCCGACGTCCGCCGCGTCCACCACGTCCACTACGTTTTCCACTTTGCCAAGAATCTGCCACCACGTACCTCTGTACCGGGTGGCCAGGGCGCGCGGAGTGCGAAGTGCGAAGTGCGAAGTGCGAAGTGCGAAGTGCGGCAAGAACCCTTTGGCCGATCGCGTTCATCTTCACGCAAGGACAGCAGGTGTCTGGGTGTTAGAGGTTGCACTCACTTTTGTGACTGTTGTATTGTTGTACGTATACTTCCTCTCCCTTGTTCACGTGCCTTATCTAGTATATCGTGAGATGTAAAGTGGTCCGGGTAAAGTTTTGCGACGGCACTTGTCCAGCTGCTTTACTGAAAAAGTGAACATCGTGCCTTTCTACACGCTCTGGTGTCTCTCGATGCTTTGAGTTGTTCCCTTACTAtgcaataataatacacCGTTGTGCGAGGGATATTGAGTACAcaactttttattttgcaGCAATATTGTTAAGCTGAGCAAGAGTTAGAATAGCCGGAGCAGATACAGGCTAAAGACCTTCAcatacacacacacacacacacaccTCATTCTATCAGTATCAACAGCTAATGGTGGCAAAGGTTTGGTCACGTGTGATACTTATATTTATTGCTACTGTTATGGTTTTTGCCAGTTCACAGCAGGGAGACGCCAACAAGGTGAACACAGCTAGTCCGCCGGGAGCTAACGGTATAGCGTACGCTAGCGTGGTTGCTGGCGGGAGTAATCATGTGAGTGCGGCTGGTTCCGTGACTGGTGATGGCGTTCAGCTGCCCAATGCAGAAGTCGATATTGACTGGCTGGAAGAGCACCTGGAGGATTCGCATGACTACGAGAAAGGGTACGACCTTGTGGAACAGCACTTCAACAAGTTGCTTGTAGGTAACAACGCAGATGCGTCTTTCAAAGTACGAGAACTGGCAAGCAGACTTATCTTAGGAACGCTAAGGAATAATCCTCCTGTAAAGCGGTTGATTTGGGATCAGCACCCACTTTTTGTCTCTCAGGTGTTTGATTTGTATATAGGAAACGCATTGAAGCAAGGCTCGGGTAATCCCCTGAAATATCCGTTATTGAAGCGCTATTTGTCGATATTGCTGGAGCTCATACCGTTCAACCGTGACTTCCgctttgaagaagactATAAAGATATTCTTGATAAGCTCTATACAGAGTCTGATGTTCCTTCGGATATAAAGATCAAGGTTCTGGAGCTTATAACACTGGATTATTCCAACATAAAGGGTGCGTCCGGTTGGATTGACAGAATCACTAATGTTCTGACGGATTCAGAGATGGGACTTGATGAGCTACACAAGAGGACATTTTTCAATGCAATGCACGCCCTGAAGTCAGAGGATCCAAAGCTAAAATTGCCTACTAACTTTTTGAACTGGTTAGCCCAGGAGACTAAGGAAAGAGCTCATAATCTCAAATTAGCTCAAGCACAGGCAGACGATAATGACCTGAAAGTAAGAGATCTCgaacaagaagaatttgATCAGAGATTGGTAGATAGCAGGCACTCTGTGTTTGGCAACCCAATGGCG
It includes:
- the RPS15 gene encoding 40S ribosomal protein uS19 (CAGL0F01045g~Ortholog(s) have role in rRNA export from nucleus and nucleolus localization), with amino-acid sequence MSQATGAKSKRVFKTHSYRGVDLEKLLEMSTEDFIKMTPARVRRKFSRGVSGKPNGFMKKLRAAKLACPENEKPAVVKTHLRNMIIVPEMIGSVVGIYNGKVFNQVEIRPEMLGHYLGEFSITYTPVRHGRAGATTSRFIPLR
- the SIL1 gene encoding Sil1p (CAGL0F01089g~Ortholog(s) have adenyl-nucleotide exchange factor activity, role in SRP-dependent cotranslational protein targeting to membrane, translocation and endoplasmic reticulum localization), which codes for MVAKVWSRVILIFIATVMVFASSQQGDANKVNTASPPGANGIAYASVVAGGSNHVSAAGSVTGDGVQLPNAEVDIDWLEEHLEDSHDYEKGYDLVEQHFNKLLVGNNADASFKVRELASRLILGTLRNNPPVKRLIWDQHPLFVSQVFDLYIGNALKQGSGNPLKYPLLKRYLSILLELIPFNRDFRFEEDYKDILDKLYTESDVPSDIKIKVLELITLDYSNIKGASGWIDRITNVLTDSEMGLDELHKRTFFNAMHALKSEDPKLKLPTNFLNWLAQETKERAHNLKLAQAQADDNDLKVRDLEQEEFDQRLVDSRHSVFGNPMAARMKDPYIVDEL